One Blattabacterium cuenoti DNA window includes the following coding sequences:
- the fabG gene encoding 3-oxoacyl-ACP reductase FabG, translating to MKLLEKKIIIVTGGSGDIGKSIIKKFVKHGAMVIFTFFSSMKNAKNIEKKLQGKAIGYKVDLSNNNSSKEFIKTIVKKYEYIDILINNAGIVKDSFLIRMSDDNWNDVIKTNLYSIFNITKHIIYYSMIKRKSGNIINMSSIVGIIGNSGQSNYAASKAGIIGFTKSIAKEFGKKNIRCNAIAPGYIYTKMNSHLKNDIKSNWIKNIPLGRPGTVEEVANCALFLASNLSSYITGSVINVNGGMI from the coding sequence ATGAAACTATTGGAAAAAAAAATAATTATAGTAACAGGAGGATCAGGTGATATAGGTAAATCTATAATAAAAAAATTTGTTAAACATGGAGCTATGGTAATTTTTACATTTTTTTCTTCAATGAAAAATGCAAAAAATATAGAAAAAAAATTACAAGGAAAAGCAATAGGATATAAAGTAGATTTATCAAATAATAATTCATCAAAAGAATTTATTAAAACTATTGTAAAAAAATATGAATATATAGATATATTAATTAATAACGCTGGAATTGTAAAAGATTCTTTTTTAATAAGAATGTCTGACGATAATTGGAATGATGTAATAAAAACCAATCTTTATTCCATTTTTAATATTACTAAACATATAATTTATTATTCTATGATAAAAAGAAAAAGTGGGAATATCATTAATATGAGTTCCATAGTAGGTATTATAGGAAATTCTGGACAATCTAATTATGCTGCATCCAAAGCAGGTATTATTGGTTTTACAAAATCAATTGCTAAAGAATTTGGGAAAAAAAATATTCGTTGTAATGCAATTGCTCCTGGATATATTTATACTAAAATGAATTCTCATTTAAAAAATGATATAAAAAGTAATTGGATAAAAAATATACCATTAGGTAGACCTGGTACTGTAGAAGAAGTAGCAAATTGTGCATTATTTCTTGCTTCAAATCTTTCTAGTTATATTACCGGTTCAGTAATAAATGTAAATGGAGGAATGATATAA
- the cmk gene encoding (d)CMP kinase: MKNNKKIIISIDGFSSSGKSTLSKKISRKLNYKYIDTGAIYRCVTLLAIRKNVFNSDLWNIKNFIPFVKNLKWKFYWDDQYDNMAIILNNENIRSEIRSIEVTKKVPLISKIPEIREILISIQKNMGKKKGIVVDGRDIGNCVFPKSELKFFINGSLETRSYRRYIDFYKKGIKKISYEKIKNHISYRDEMDIKRKISPLKKSWDHIEIDNSSSIDQQLNLIFKIINEKIYETIGKKNNYSNRRIR; this comes from the coding sequence ATGAAAAATAATAAAAAAATTATTATTTCTATTGATGGATTTTCTTCATCCGGAAAAAGTACTTTATCAAAAAAAATATCAAGAAAATTAAATTATAAATATATAGATACTGGAGCCATTTATAGATGTGTTACATTATTAGCAATTAGAAAAAATGTATTTAATAGTGATTTGTGGAACATTAAAAATTTTATCCCCTTTGTAAAAAATTTAAAATGGAAATTTTATTGGGATGATCAATATGACAATATGGCTATTATTTTAAATAATGAAAATATTAGATCTGAAATTAGATCAATTGAAGTTACAAAAAAAGTACCATTGATTTCAAAAATACCTGAGATAAGAGAGATATTAATTTCTATACAAAAAAACATGGGGAAAAAAAAAGGAATTGTAGTCGATGGAAGAGATATTGGAAATTGTGTTTTTCCTAAATCGGAATTAAAATTTTTTATTAATGGATCTTTAGAAACTCGTTCTTATAGAAGATATATAGATTTTTATAAAAAAGGAATAAAAAAAATTTCTTATGAAAAAATAAAAAATCATATTTCATATAGAGATGAAATGGATATTAAAAGAAAAATATCTCCTTTAAAAAAATCTTGGGATCATATAGAAATAGATAATAGTTCATCTATTGATCAACAATTGAATTTAATTTTTAAAATTATTAATGAAAAAATTTATGAAACTATTGGAAAAAAAAATAATTATAGTAACAGGAGGATCAGGTGA
- the speB gene encoding agmatinase yields the protein MKIKRKFSNLPYKYSNLKNSNIVIVPVPYDYTQTWKKGSKYGPIAFLSASNYIELYDIETDSEVYKKGIFVAPFVKINSNSSKNMIKKVYHITKKFLLKEKFVTLIGGDHSISIGGIRAFGEKYSDMSILHMDAHADLRPIYNGNPYNHACSMYEASKKYPIVQVGIRSMDILEKNVIKNKNVFYMHNIFECKNESWITDVIQRLSNNVFISIDIDVFDPSIAPATGTPEPGGLDWYTSLKLFKHVFYKKNVVGFDIVELLPYKKEFCTDFLTVKLFYKLLSYKYESKLSH from the coding sequence ATGAAAATAAAAAGAAAATTTTCTAATTTACCATATAAATATTCAAATTTAAAAAATTCAAATATTGTTATTGTACCAGTTCCATATGATTATACACAAACATGGAAAAAAGGATCTAAATACGGACCAATTGCATTTCTCTCTGCATCTAATTATATAGAATTATATGATATTGAAACTGATTCTGAAGTATATAAAAAAGGCATTTTTGTAGCTCCTTTTGTAAAAATTAATTCAAATTCATCTAAAAATATGATAAAAAAAGTATATCATATAACAAAAAAATTTCTTCTAAAAGAAAAATTTGTAACATTAATTGGAGGAGATCATTCTATATCAATAGGAGGAATCCGTGCATTTGGTGAAAAATATTCAGATATGAGTATCCTTCATATGGATGCACATGCAGATTTAAGACCAATATATAATGGAAATCCATACAATCATGCATGTTCTATGTATGAAGCATCAAAAAAATATCCTATAGTACAAGTAGGAATACGTAGTATGGACATACTGGAAAAAAATGTTATTAAAAATAAAAATGTATTCTATATGCATAATATTTTTGAATGTAAGAATGAATCATGGATTACAGATGTAATTCAAAGATTATCTAATAATGTATTTATCAGTATTGATATAGACGTTTTTGATCCAAGTATAGCTCCTGCAACTGGTACTCCAGAACCTGGGGGTTTAGATTGGTATACCAGTTTAAAATTATTTAAACATGTTTTTTATAAAAAAAATGTAGTAGGATTTGATATAGTAGAACTATTACCCTACAAAAAAGAATTTTGTACAGATTTTTTAACAGTAAAACTTTTTTATAAATTATTATCGTATAAATACGAATCAAAATTAAGTCATTAA